In the genome of Gemmatimonadota bacterium, one region contains:
- a CDS encoding M20/M25/M40 family metallo-hydrolase → MRTLPLHSAALLTAFTALSVNVGAQSITPKVRAWREQHEIEIVRELDSLLTIPNNASDTPNIRRNAELIRTMLAKRGVPARILEHGAFPPAVFGELKVPGATRTIILYAHYDGQPVDPKEWATAPWQPVLRAKPGANNALSAVIPMPTQGRFDPESRIYARSASDDKAPIVAMLAALDAMRANGIAPTVNLKFFFEGEEEAGSEHLRDLLTKYKDVLSGDVWLIVDGPVHQSRKQLLSFGVRGVLGLELATYGPARALHSGHYGNWAPNPGMLMVELLASLRDGEGNILIDHFMDDIAKPTAAELAAVRALPSVDAQLRRDLLLARSEANDAPLSERVMLPALNLRGIRVGNVAPTAANAISPEAKASIDFRLVPNQTPQRIKQLFEAHLTKRGWWITHDSVTAEMRLAHARVVRLDWEDGYPATRTSMDLAVSQALRSVITEARGEAVLMSPTSGASLGQYIFTDVLRSPTISLPIVNHDNDQHAKNENVRLQNLWDGIETLAGVMANLGKAWPSVVP, encoded by the coding sequence ATGCGCACCCTCCCGTTGCACTCCGCCGCCCTGCTCACGGCCTTCACCGCTCTCTCCGTTAACGTCGGCGCGCAATCGATTACGCCGAAGGTGCGCGCCTGGCGCGAGCAGCACGAAATTGAGATTGTGCGCGAACTGGACTCACTCCTCACGATTCCGAACAATGCGTCGGACACACCGAACATCCGACGCAACGCCGAACTGATCCGTACGATGCTCGCCAAGCGTGGCGTGCCGGCGCGCATCCTGGAACACGGCGCGTTTCCGCCCGCGGTGTTCGGCGAACTGAAGGTGCCGGGCGCTACGCGCACGATCATTCTGTATGCGCACTACGACGGCCAGCCCGTGGACCCCAAGGAGTGGGCCACTGCCCCATGGCAACCAGTGTTGCGCGCCAAGCCGGGCGCGAACAACGCTCTGAGTGCCGTGATTCCGATGCCCACGCAGGGGCGGTTCGATCCCGAATCGCGCATCTATGCCCGCAGCGCATCCGATGACAAGGCGCCGATCGTCGCAATGCTCGCCGCTCTCGACGCGATGCGCGCGAATGGCATTGCCCCCACCGTCAATCTCAAGTTCTTCTTTGAGGGCGAAGAAGAAGCGGGCTCCGAGCATCTGCGCGACCTTCTCACCAAATACAAGGATGTGCTCAGCGGCGACGTGTGGCTGATTGTGGACGGCCCGGTACACCAGAGCCGGAAGCAGCTCCTGAGTTTTGGCGTGCGCGGCGTGCTCGGGCTCGAGCTGGCCACGTACGGCCCGGCGCGCGCCCTGCACTCCGGGCATTACGGAAACTGGGCGCCGAACCCTGGCATGTTGATGGTGGAACTCTTAGCGTCGCTCCGCGATGGCGAGGGGAACATCCTGATTGATCATTTTATGGATGACATCGCCAAGCCGACGGCCGCCGAGTTGGCTGCGGTGCGCGCGTTACCGTCCGTTGATGCGCAACTGCGGCGCGATCTCCTGTTGGCACGGAGCGAGGCCAACGACGCGCCGCTCAGCGAACGCGTCATGCTCCCGGCGCTCAACCTGCGTGGCATTCGCGTGGGCAATGTGGCGCCGACGGCCGCGAACGCCATTTCCCCGGAAGCCAAGGCGTCGATTGATTTTCGACTCGTGCCAAACCAGACGCCGCAGCGCATCAAACAACTCTTTGAAGCGCATCTCACCAAACGCGGTTGGTGGATTACGCACGATTCGGTGACTGCCGAGATGCGACTCGCCCACGCACGTGTGGTGCGACTCGACTGGGAAGACGGATATCCGGCGACGCGAACGTCGATGGACCTCGCCGTGTCGCAGGCACTGCGCTCGGTGATCACTGAAGCGCGCGGCGAGGCGGTGCTGATGTCACCGACCTCTGGCGCGAGCCTCGGGCAGTACATCTTCACCGATGTGCTGCGCTCGCCGACCATCAGCTTGCCGATTGTGAACCACGACAACGATCAGCACGCCAAAAACGAGAATGTACGCCTGCAGAACTTGTGGGATGGCATTGAGACGCTCGCCGGCGTGATGGCGAACCTCGGCAAGGCGTGGCCGAGCGTGGTGCCATAA
- a CDS encoding amidohydrolase family protein: MWPCFRIRVLPLILALGSGVRAGAQRVSADILITGGLVYDGSGAAGRVADVGLRGDRIVFVGDAKSAGVTATRTIVATGLIVAPGFIDPHTHTPTDLSSPVRRGNAPYLMQGVTTVATNNDGGGATDVGPLLAKWDSAGIGTNALVYVPQGSVRGRVLGMSDRAPNAAELAKMEDIVERGMRDGAFGLSAGLYYAPGSYATTEEVIALAKVAARHGGIYDTHQRDESSYTIGLLGSVREVLRIGREAKIPVHFSHIKALGADVWGYADSVIALITAAQQEGITVSADQYPYDASGTSLVTSLLPRWAEAGGRDSLLHRIADPATHTKLVAEMRENLRRRGGASSLLVVNKASRELYGKRLDAIAATRKLEPVEAALEIIRTVGDQSVASFNMNARDIETFMKAPFVTTGSDGSDGHPRKYGSYPKKLREFVIDKPVLTMARAIEASSAQPAHDLGIPQRGKLEVGWFADVIVFDPATIRDQSTYTEPEKLATGMRWVFVNGKGAVDSGKLTGVLAGHALRHSSSAAPSKENK; the protein is encoded by the coding sequence ATGTGGCCGTGCTTTCGCATTCGTGTTCTTCCGTTGATTCTCGCACTGGGCTCCGGCGTACGCGCCGGGGCCCAGCGCGTATCAGCGGACATTCTGATCACCGGCGGACTTGTGTACGACGGGTCTGGTGCCGCCGGTCGCGTGGCCGACGTAGGGCTTCGTGGTGATCGCATTGTGTTTGTGGGGGACGCCAAGAGTGCTGGTGTCACCGCCACACGCACCATTGTGGCGACGGGGCTTATCGTCGCGCCGGGGTTCATTGACCCGCATACGCATACGCCCACCGATCTTTCGTCGCCGGTTCGGCGCGGCAATGCACCGTATCTGATGCAGGGCGTGACCACCGTCGCCACCAACAACGACGGTGGCGGCGCCACGGACGTCGGACCGCTGCTCGCCAAGTGGGACTCAGCGGGGATTGGCACGAACGCTTTGGTGTACGTGCCGCAAGGCAGTGTACGCGGCCGAGTGCTCGGGATGAGCGATCGCGCACCGAACGCAGCGGAACTCGCCAAGATGGAAGACATCGTCGAACGCGGCATGCGCGACGGTGCCTTTGGCTTGTCGGCAGGGCTCTATTACGCGCCCGGCAGCTATGCGACCACGGAGGAAGTGATTGCGCTCGCCAAAGTGGCCGCTCGGCATGGCGGTATTTACGACACCCACCAGCGCGACGAAAGTTCGTATACAATTGGCCTCCTGGGCTCGGTGCGCGAGGTGCTACGCATTGGACGCGAGGCCAAGATTCCCGTGCACTTCTCCCACATCAAGGCGCTCGGCGCTGACGTGTGGGGCTACGCCGATAGCGTGATCGCACTGATCACAGCGGCGCAGCAGGAAGGGATCACGGTGAGCGCTGACCAATATCCGTACGATGCGTCGGGCACTTCGCTTGTCACGTCGTTGTTGCCGCGATGGGCCGAGGCCGGTGGACGCGATTCGCTGCTGCATCGCATCGCGGATCCCGCCACGCATACCAAGCTTGTGGCGGAGATGCGCGAGAATCTGCGACGGCGCGGCGGGGCGTCCTCACTGCTCGTCGTGAACAAGGCGTCGCGTGAGTTGTACGGGAAGCGTCTCGATGCGATTGCCGCGACGCGCAAACTCGAGCCCGTGGAAGCCGCGCTGGAGATTATCCGCACGGTGGGCGACCAGAGCGTGGCGTCGTTCAACATGAACGCACGCGACATCGAAACGTTTATGAAGGCGCCCTTTGTGACCACCGGCTCTGACGGCTCCGACGGGCACCCGCGCAAGTACGGCAGTTACCCCAAGAAACTCCGCGAGTTTGTGATTGACAAACCCGTGCTCACGATGGCTCGCGCGATTGAAGCGAGCAGCGCCCAGCCAGCGCACGACCTCGGCATTCCGCAACGCGGTAAGCTGGAAGTCGGCTGGTTTGCCGATGTGATTGTATTTGACCCCGCTACGATTCGCGATCAGTCGACCTACACCGAGCCCGAAAAGTTGGCCACGGGAATGCGGTGGGTCTTTGTGAACGGCAAAGGAGCCGTGGACAGTGGTAAACTGACCGGTGTGCTTGCCGGCCATGCCTTGCGGCACAGCAGCTCCGCCGCTCCCTCGAAAGAAAACAAGTGA
- a CDS encoding zinc-dependent metalloprotease, with protein sequence MTRLRSSLPLAAALVFASCQPATVQTPAPAPSPTPSAAAGAARPAGAPATPADTTRPTPPAGAPGAGAAGGPGGLPGAAAAEPNPRPYATVIRGDVKTKSGLFKTHRIGSRVLYEIPRGELGKDMLLVSQIAKTTVGAGYGGQALGNRVVRWELKNNRVLFKSVSYQIRADSTDPIYRAVEAANYNAILAAFNVEAYGADSAPVIDVSRMYTNPPAELNVTTRYRGAIDATRSFLERVATYPTNIEVEATLTVNSTPALPGAPGGFGPALPPSASFLVHWSMLKLPETPMMPRLMDERVGYFSTSTTDFSRQELKAATRTFITRYRLECSDRKEGNLCYPKKPIAYYVDPGTPKWLQPWVAKAIDSWKPAFEAAGFKDGIVAKYAPTKEEDPDWAAEDARYSVIMWLPSSIENAVGPHVHDPRSGEIMEADLQIYHNVMNLNTDWYWTQAGAVDPRAKKLPFPDSLGGRLMQYVIAHEIGHSLGFQHNMKASGMYPADSIRNKDFVHRMGHVSTLMDYSRFNYVAQPEDGIALGDLIPKIGPYDIWATHWGYAPIAGAKTPDEERKTLDSWAREQDTKPWLRFSTDDDQGADPYNNTEAVGDADAVKSTALGIKNLKRLVPMLLPATQEDLQNNDQTSEIYGRLIGQWATELRHVAVIVGSAETQEKLGGQAGVRFTPTSAARQRSAVKFLNDNAFATPTYFLDPAILRRIEPEGSIQRINGAQRGVLSTVLSDIRLSRLVSFEADAKAGETVYTLAELLADVRSGVWGELSHPSVKIDAYRRGLQTSYIDLARSKVNPQPINLGPIPAGIPASFIAQLTRRTADAKAMFRAELKTLDGQIAAAQGRATDPMTKAHLGEARHQIDDILNPKK encoded by the coding sequence ATGACTCGACTGCGCTCCTCCCTGCCCCTCGCGGCCGCGTTGGTATTCGCGTCCTGCCAGCCGGCGACGGTGCAGACTCCGGCACCCGCTCCCTCGCCCACTCCGTCTGCAGCGGCTGGTGCCGCCCGTCCGGCCGGCGCTCCGGCCACTCCGGCCGACACCACCCGTCCCACGCCGCCCGCCGGTGCACCAGGCGCCGGTGCCGCTGGCGGGCCGGGCGGCCTTCCCGGGGCGGCCGCGGCTGAACCGAACCCACGTCCCTACGCAACGGTCATTCGCGGCGACGTGAAAACCAAGTCAGGGCTCTTCAAGACGCACCGCATTGGATCGCGCGTGCTCTATGAGATTCCGCGCGGTGAGTTGGGCAAGGACATGCTGCTGGTCAGCCAGATCGCCAAGACGACCGTCGGCGCTGGCTACGGCGGCCAGGCGCTCGGCAACCGCGTCGTGCGCTGGGAGCTCAAGAACAATCGCGTGCTCTTCAAGAGCGTGAGCTATCAGATTCGCGCGGACTCGACCGATCCGATTTACCGCGCCGTTGAGGCCGCGAACTACAACGCGATTCTCGCGGCGTTCAACGTTGAGGCCTACGGTGCCGACTCGGCGCCGGTGATTGACGTCTCGCGTATGTATACCAATCCACCCGCCGAGTTGAACGTGACGACGCGGTACCGCGGCGCGATTGACGCGACGCGTTCGTTCCTCGAGCGTGTGGCGACCTACCCGACGAACATTGAAGTCGAAGCCACGCTCACCGTGAACTCGACGCCCGCCCTTCCGGGTGCGCCTGGGGGCTTTGGCCCCGCGCTCCCGCCGTCGGCGTCGTTCCTCGTGCACTGGTCGATGCTCAAGCTCCCCGAGACGCCGATGATGCCGCGTCTGATGGATGAGCGCGTGGGCTATTTCTCCACGAGCACCACGGACTTTAGCCGCCAAGAACTGAAGGCCGCAACACGCACGTTCATTACGCGCTATCGCCTGGAGTGCAGCGATCGCAAGGAAGGCAATCTCTGCTATCCCAAGAAGCCGATCGCGTACTACGTAGACCCCGGCACGCCGAAGTGGCTGCAGCCGTGGGTGGCCAAGGCCATTGATAGCTGGAAGCCGGCCTTCGAAGCCGCGGGCTTCAAGGATGGCATCGTGGCCAAGTACGCACCCACCAAGGAAGAAGATCCGGACTGGGCCGCCGAAGATGCGCGCTACTCGGTGATTATGTGGTTGCCATCGAGCATCGAGAACGCGGTGGGACCGCACGTGCACGATCCGCGCTCGGGTGAGATTATGGAAGCCGATCTGCAGATCTACCACAACGTGATGAACCTCAACACCGACTGGTATTGGACGCAGGCCGGCGCCGTCGACCCGCGCGCCAAGAAGCTCCCCTTCCCGGATTCGCTGGGCGGGCGCTTGATGCAGTATGTGATTGCGCACGAAATCGGCCACTCGCTCGGCTTCCAGCACAACATGAAAGCCAGCGGCATGTACCCGGCCGACTCGATTCGCAACAAGGACTTTGTGCATCGCATGGGACACGTCTCCACGCTGATGGACTATTCGCGCTTCAACTATGTGGCGCAGCCGGAAGACGGCATCGCGCTCGGCGATCTCATTCCGAAGATCGGCCCGTACGACATTTGGGCCACGCACTGGGGCTACGCGCCGATTGCTGGCGCCAAGACACCCGACGAGGAGCGCAAGACGCTCGACAGCTGGGCGCGTGAGCAGGACACCAAGCCGTGGTTGCGTTTCTCCACCGACGACGATCAGGGTGCTGACCCGTACAACAACACCGAAGCCGTGGGCGACGCCGACGCCGTCAAGAGCACCGCGCTCGGCATCAAGAATCTCAAGCGCCTCGTGCCGATGCTGTTGCCGGCCACGCAGGAAGACTTGCAGAACAACGATCAGACGTCGGAGATCTACGGCCGGTTGATTGGTCAGTGGGCCACCGAACTCCGCCACGTGGCGGTGATTGTGGGCTCGGCAGAAACGCAGGAAAAACTCGGTGGGCAAGCCGGTGTGCGATTCACGCCGACGAGCGCGGCGCGTCAGCGTTCCGCGGTAAAGTTCCTGAACGACAATGCGTTTGCGACGCCGACGTATTTCTTGGATCCCGCGATCCTGCGCCGCATTGAGCCGGAAGGTTCGATCCAGCGCATCAACGGCGCACAGCGCGGCGTGCTGTCCACGGTGCTCAGCGACATCCGGTTGTCGCGCCTCGTGTCGTTTGAGGCAGACGCCAAGGCCGGCGAGACGGTCTACACGCTTGCTGAACTCTTGGCGGATGTGCGGAGCGGCGTGTGGGGCGAACTGTCGCACCCGTCGGTGAAAATCGATGCCTATCGCCGCGGACTCCAGACCTCGTATATCGATCTGGCACGCAGCAAGGTGAATCCGCAACCGATTAACCTTGGTCCGATTCCCGCTGGGATTCCGGCGTCGTTCATTGCGCAGCTCACCCGCCGAACGGCGGACGCGAAGGCGATGTTCCGCGCCGAACTCAAGACGCTCGACGGACAGATCGCGGCGGCGCAGGGACGCGCAACCGACCCGATGACCAAGGCGCACCTCGGCGAGGCGCGTCACCAGATTGACGATATTTTGAACCCTAAGAAGTAA
- a CDS encoding DNA polymerase IV gives MSRILLADADAFFVAVARKEDPEGAGRAPLLIVGGRPGSRGVVCSASYETRAFGVRSAMSITLALKLCPDALCVPVPRQACSDSSRAIKRVLERFTPAVEGASIDEWYLDLSGTEALYQHESLEATARRIRAAVLDETGMALSIGGGPNKLVAKLAAERAKPTKAPEAGGVHIVPDDGVRDFMATLALSDIPGIGPKLTAKLHDLGLDRVPDVLQHDDATLARWLDAKTAAWLRARVGGNSVSAVEPHAPAKQVSREETFDRDVSEVTKVESELRRLCAKVSADLRGDGLTARTVTVKYRTNDWTTRTAGRTLREGIESDRAVTDVALELFRKLRVAQRKPARLVGVALSNFASSRDAEQLTMFATSTPAVELPRDRDLSRALDRVREKFGDEAIGSGPKRERPLGEKGARRPR, from the coding sequence ATGTCGCGCATCTTGCTCGCCGACGCTGATGCGTTCTTTGTGGCCGTCGCGCGGAAGGAGGACCCCGAGGGCGCTGGCCGCGCGCCGCTGCTGATCGTGGGCGGCCGTCCGGGCTCGCGCGGCGTGGTCTGCTCTGCTTCATACGAAACGCGCGCGTTCGGCGTGCGGTCGGCCATGTCGATCACGCTCGCGTTGAAGCTCTGCCCCGATGCACTCTGCGTGCCGGTGCCGCGGCAGGCGTGTAGCGATTCCAGTCGCGCGATCAAGCGGGTGCTCGAGCGATTCACGCCGGCCGTGGAAGGGGCGAGCATTGATGAGTGGTACTTGGATTTATCAGGCACCGAAGCGCTCTATCAACACGAATCGCTCGAGGCCACGGCTCGACGCATTCGCGCCGCTGTGCTCGACGAAACGGGAATGGCCCTTTCGATTGGCGGCGGCCCCAACAAGCTTGTGGCCAAGTTGGCGGCGGAGCGTGCCAAACCCACCAAGGCGCCAGAGGCGGGCGGCGTGCACATCGTCCCTGATGACGGCGTGCGCGACTTTATGGCCACGCTCGCCCTCAGCGACATCCCCGGCATTGGCCCCAAACTGACGGCCAAGCTGCACGACCTCGGGCTCGACCGGGTTCCCGACGTCCTGCAACACGACGACGCGACGCTCGCGCGCTGGCTCGACGCCAAAACCGCCGCGTGGCTTCGTGCGCGCGTGGGCGGCAACAGTGTTTCGGCCGTAGAACCGCACGCGCCAGCCAAACAGGTGAGCCGCGAAGAAACCTTTGACCGCGATGTGTCGGAGGTGACCAAGGTGGAATCGGAACTACGGCGCCTCTGCGCCAAGGTCTCGGCCGACCTGCGTGGCGACGGGCTCACGGCGCGCACGGTGACTGTGAAATACCGCACCAACGATTGGACGACCCGCACCGCCGGGCGCACCCTGCGTGAGGGAATAGAATCGGACCGCGCGGTGACGGACGTGGCGTTGGAGCTCTTTCGCAAGTTGCGGGTGGCACAGCGTAAACCGGCGCGCCTCGTTGGCGTGGCGCTCTCGAACTTTGCCTCGTCGCGGGACGCGGAGCAGCTCACAATGTTCGCGACGAGCACGCCGGCAGTGGAGTTGCCCCGCGACCGAGACCTCTCGCGGGCGCTGGACCGCGTGCGCGAGAAGTTTGGCGACGAGGCCATTGGCTCTGGCCCAAAACGGGAGCGCCCGCTGGGCGAGAAAGGGGCGCGCCGCCCCAGGTAA